The following are encoded together in the Synchiropus splendidus isolate RoL2022-P1 chromosome 7, RoL_Sspl_1.0, whole genome shotgun sequence genome:
- the pdlim2 gene encoding PDZ and LIM domain protein 2, producing MALTVSLIGPSPWGFRICGGRDFKKSITVSKVNGGSKADQADLQPGDIILEINGENTADMLNAEAQNKIKNSKTNLQLLVERPDPPNPRQSNGITTPEQLTGRFQEAVMVSRDENQNYREYTISSPASLSPGPYSPVPPSSPNEKREKVIQAINKSVQMRSWSPEEKSQRVSRPLSQDFSPSDYRNNSVSSRTPTPPGRYSPQSPIDQDMPMSPRRSSGSDFAMQRFDRDSEVYKMIQENRESRSAPRQSNTFKMLQEVLEADEKEAALKFPGNLTPNAPITHSPVGGVSKYHTCEKCGTSIVTQAVRIVDGRYRHPQCYTCTDCGLNLKMRGHFWVGDIMYCEKHAKQRYPGPASPLATVSPPRH from the exons ATGGCATTGACCGTGAGCCTGATCGGCCCATCACCATGGGGCTTCAGAATATGTGGAGGAAGGGACTTCAAGAAGTCCATTACAGTATCCAAG GTCAACGGGGGAAGCAAAGCAGATCAGGCGGACCTGCAACCTGGTGACATCATTTTGGAGATCAATGGCGAAAATACAGCTGACATGCTCAATGCGGAGGCCCAAAATAAGATCAAGAACTCAAAGACTaatctgcagctgctggtggaaAG ACCTGATCCTCCCAATCCTCGACAATCAAATGGCATCACCACTCCTGAACAACTGACTGGGCGCTTCCAG GAGGCAGTAATGGTGAGTCGAGATGAGAACCAGAACTACAGGGAGTACACCATTTCCAGCCCGGCCTCACTTTCCCCTGGACCTTATTCCCCGGTTCCTCCTTCCAGTCCCaatgaaaagagagagaaagtgatACAAGCCATTAACAAAAG TGTTCAGATGCGTTCATGGTCTCCTGAGGAGAAGAGTCAGAGGGTGTCCAGACCACTGTCACAG GACTTCTCCCCTTCAGACTACAGGAATAACTCTGTGTCCAGCAGAACTCCAACCCCACCGGGACGCTACTCCCCTCAAAGTCCCATTGACCAGGACATGCCCATGTCCCCCCGCCGCAG CTCAGGCTCCGACTTCGCCATGCAGAGGTTTGACAGGGACTCTGAAGTCTACAAGATGATCCAGGAGAACCGGGAGTCCCGCAGCGCCCCCCGTCAGTCCAACACCTTCAAGAtgctgcaggaagtgttggAGGCAGACGAGAAAG aggCTGCACTGAAGTTCCCCGGGAATCTTACGCCCAACGCTCCTATAACACATTCTCCGGTGGGAGGAGTCAGCAAATACCACACCTGTGAGAAGTGTGGCACCAGTATTGT CACACAGGCCGTGCGCATCGTGGACGGCCGATACCGACACCCGCAGTGCTACACCTGCACGGATTGTGGTCTGAACCTGAAGATGAGGGGTCACTTTTGGGTCGGCGACATCATGTACTGCGAGAAGCATGCCAAACAGAGGTACCCGGGCCCTGCGTCCCCACTAGCCACGGTGTCTCCTCCTCGCCACTGA